The following are encoded in a window of Podospora pseudoanserina strain CBS 124.78 chromosome 6, whole genome shotgun sequence genomic DNA:
- a CDS encoding hypothetical protein (EggNog:ENOG503P6HQ; COG:K), translating into MEPRARAGKNVGKMNFGHNELAQLLYSHGDARLPLNETVRLLDEVLTDFIQGVSFEATRAAHHAGRQKVKFEDFEFAMRRNPRFMGKIQEVFEKKKEIEAARKNFNIEDQWMKDAEREEKEKADREKEKAGGEGGEKAKGKRGRPRKDRGASAGSGSQSQSQSVQLEGSGSQSQSQQVDRMDIGEEDLEDGLDDDLEGDADVVSAIRRR; encoded by the coding sequence atgGAACCCCGCGCCCGCGCCGGCAAAAATGTCGGCAAGATGAACTTTGGCCACAACGAGCTCGCCCAGCTCCTCTACTCCCACGGCGAcgcccgcctccccctcaacgAGACGGTCCGCCTCCTCGACGAGGTCCTCACCGACTTCATCCAGGGCGTCTCTTTCGAGGCCACCCGCGCCGCCCACCACGCTGGCCGCCAAAAGGTCAAGTTTGAAGACTTTGAGTTCGCTATGCGCCGCAACCCGAGGTTCATGGGCAAGATCcaggaggtgtttgagaagaagaaggagattgaggccGCGAGGAAGAATTTCAATATCGAGGATCAGTGGATGAAGGAtgccgagagggaggagaaggagaaggccgatcgggagaaggagaaggctggtggggaagggggggagaaggccaaggggaagaggggacGGCCGCGGAAGGATAGGGGGGCAAGTGCGGGGAGTGGGAGCCAGAGTCAGAGTCAGAGTGTCCAGCTGGAGGGGTCGGGGTCGCAGTCGCAGAGTCAGCAGGTGGATAGGATGGAtattggggaggaggacttggaggatgggttggatgatgatttggagggggatgCTGATGTTGTTAGCGCCATCAGGCGGAGATAG